The genomic stretch GAATTCATCCTGCACACAAAATAAAGtgaattatgtcatcatttctaCTCACAATCATGTCGTTccatgtacactaccagtcaaaagtttggagtctctTATGCAGAAACACAGTAAAACATAGCAATGTTGtgaaatacactgtaaaccctgaAGCTCAAAATAATTGGTGCGAGTAGGGCAAATTcaaattaaagtattaaattataaaataagtatttagaactttctttttcttttgagttcacgaaactgacacattttaagtaattgaattgtttaattgttttaagttttatgaacttgtttcttttaatttagacaaactaaatttacctgaaactgggcGAGGGGGTGACAAGTGGAGCATGGGCTTAGTTTGAGAACAGATATTTCATAAATGTTCTATATTGCCGTACTCTTTCAGAAAttgctatgctatgctaatgttatcaaagcattagctgcgtccaaaatcgagtacttctctactatatagtaggcgaaaaacagtatgcgaacagAGTAGTATTTCCGAATTTATAGTATTCGTAAAACAGTAGACGAAAAGTACCCGGATTACTTATTACTtccagtgagattctgaagtgcgtaTACGATGGGCACTTTAggcacttcatgtgcactttcggtcttgtggacttacaatggccgctgcgtgcgcgtgtccgttaagtccacaagaccatagggtgtcccattcgtcatttgagcttaaagaagggtgctcgtgagcaccccctttgcggctgctatgcgccctcgatgcgcacttctgctgagcccgcaggtctgcgagctacgcagaggaatttacccggcagtcaaagcggcattacgtcgtaaaagtgcggactcagagaaAGACCGTGAGGATTTAGGGTGcgatttgggacagggccttactatcccatgaggccacgggagagtgAATGGAGCTGAAGGGAcataactgacgctggtaggtcatgtgacagtaacaacatggcggatgtagtacatccaaattcattcatactacacgcattcgtactatatagaacatactttttcaacggtcatgaagtaaatttaaaatcaaatgtagctcctactcaacagtacgcgattttggatgcagtcattgtgttaccaattagcatttgctgaattagctagttatagctagctaaattttcactactaaaaatataatttaagatGTTGGCGCTGCTAGCCTTTTGGGCAGCACGCCGACATATAACGGCATTTTGCTTTGGGCGACTAGAGTTCGAGTCCCGGATCGCGGGCCTTTCCCGATCCCGTCaccccctctctctcccacttcacttcctgtctgcttactgtcctatcatagtaaaggcaaaaataaatctttaaaacataagttaatgttaaatgataattttaagtttaatgtatgagtacaaaattgaAATATGCCAGTTCTGTTTTTCTGAATTTCTTAAAATTTTTGATGCAACTGATTACCtgaatttttttgagttttgccaacttttttcgggtttacagtgtatatttgcaatttaaaataactattttctaactattttttggtgtgttcatgactaaaaaaaataataatttagtttCAAAAGACATAGTGCACAAGTCTTTTATGATcatttttatgatgctttttatCGTCATATTGGACCCAATTCACATATGAGTTTGGAAAGACACAAGGGTTAGTAAAttacagaattgtcatttttggctgaatcATGTATTTTGCGTTCTGCATTTTCAAGTATCATTTCCTCTGAAACACAATCATCGTCCCACAATAAAAATATTCCCTAAGAAAGTTCTCTAAAACCAAGAATTGAGTTGAAAATTGTTTAATGGGGCCATTGGATATCAGATGCGCAGCACAACAATTTTTCTTGATTGTGATAATTGTTTGAACTCTCAAAAAGGGAAATACAGCTCTATGCAAGAAAGAGGTCAACAGAGTAGTCTTGTCCTCATTCAACTTCTGCACCTGTTAGACctgcaaacaaaaatattcctgtatgctgctgctgcatcgAATGAGGCTGATGTTACATtactctttcacacacacacacacacacacagaaatgcaacaaaacaaaGGATTGCAGCTCTTCTGATACAGggaaatgtttataatatacaAATCTAACCTCTATTCAGACAACTCTAGTCAGGGTCTGAAAAGCATTTCAAGGCTGATCCAGATACAGTGTTCATGCTGGCAATCAGCACCCCCTTGAGGCTAAAAGTGGAAATGCTTCTAATAAGTCATGAACATAAGGAAAAGTTCATGTATGAGATTTTTAGAAAACATTCAACAATAAATACTATATCTATGCTGATATAAACAGTGAGAGggatttatttgatgaaaagcCTGAAGCAAGTTGAAGGATACATGGGTGGATGGCTCATGTAGTGTTTTTGCATCACATCACAAGGTATAAAATTTCTACTGATTTCTCCAAGAGAGAAGTGCAGCTCTAGAGACATCCTATATAGTCTGTAGTCCTGAGCAttcaaaggaatagttcatcctagaatgacaattttcacaccattttctcaccctcatgtcattccaaacttgtatgacttcctttgttctgtggaacacaaaagaggaGGTTTAGAATAATGTTTACACTGCTCTTTTCCACACTGTGTAAGAGGATTAATGCTGTAAAGCtctaaaaatgacaaagaaagcACCTTAAATGTACCAGGTTGCTCAAACCACTTGCAATATGAAGTCTTTTGACACAATATAACAGCTTTGTGTTTGACAAACACTGTAGGTTCTTGAGTGTCACAGCAAGTTTGAATATGTGGAatcattttcaatattttaagtGAATATCAACATAAATTTTGATCTGTACCTCACTAAAATTcagaatatagtgcacaagttgtATTGACTACATATTTTTGGAGACTGACAGCTTCCATTCCATTGCATTGGCAAAATGTAccatgaacattcttcaaaacatttacttttgtgttccagtgaaaaaagaaagtcctatgggttgaaaatgaaatgagggtgagtaaatgatgacaaaattgtcattttttgatCCTTTAAAAAGGAATTGAGAGCAGATGAATTTCTGTATGAAAGAAAGGCCTTAAGAGTTCTTCAGAGAGCATAAATAGTGAGATGGGTCCAGGAGATTTCAGTGCTCTTCTGAGGTCCCGTGCAGTTTTATTACAACAATACTGTCAAACCATCATCGAATAGTCTTTAAAAAACACCAAGAATAGTCTCATCCCAGAGCCTTTCCTCCTCTGTCCTGTTGTCTTCTTGGTTTGTCTtctcttttccttttttcttctcttttttatgtttttgtttgccATCTTTTGTTTCTGTCCTTTCCTCCCCATGTTCCTCCATCCTTCCCTGTGCTTCCTCATTTTGCACTTCAACTTCTTGTTTCTCCAAGAGCTCCTCTTCTTTTTGTCTCTTTTCATGATGTCCATCCCTATGCCTCCTCCTTTTCTTGCTTTGTCTTCTTTTACTTCTGCTTTCCTCATCTTCACTAGAGCTTCTAtctctttttcttctctccTTCCATTTCTTATTTCTATCATCTTCTCCTTCTACACTTCCTCTCCTGTCTCCCTTCCGCCTCTTTTTCCTTTCCCCTCGTTCCGCTACTCCTTCCCTTCCTCTCTTTTCCGTATCAGACCCATCCTCCTGATCTCTTTTGCTCTTTCCGTGCTTTCTCATCTTCTTCTTCCGTCTCCTCCTCTCTCTGCTGTCGtaactgctgctgctgtcactACTGCTGCTAGTGTAGGAGGAGGAGCCTGAGAATGAGGAGGAGCTAAATGAATCAGGGCTCCTCCCCTTTTTATATAGTTGACCAGGTATGAATGGAGGACGGGAATGTGGTATATATCCCGGCTGATAGGGTGGGACAGGGCCAGTCACCCCAAAGCCAAACTGAGGGACCTGAGACTGGAATTGTGGGTGCCAGTGAGGTCGAGGGAAACCAGGAGGCGGAAAATGTGGCATCAACTGGCCAGGGTGGGGTATCAACTGGCCAGGATGAGGTATCTCTTCTCCTGTCAGTGAACCTTCTGTTGCACTCTCATCCAGAACCTTGCTTGCTTGTCCCACAGTGCCCAGCCCTGCTTTGGGCTCCAGTCCCCGGGCCTTCTGCACCTGGATGTAGTCAGCCAGCTCATCCTGGAAGGAGTCATACACTTTCTTCTGAGATTTGCACAGCTCAATAACTTTCTTCTCTCTAAGTACCaagaagaatgaaaaagaatgaAGTCACTTTCACTGATTCAGATGGCTGATAACAAGCAGATTAAGATTAAAATCGTTGCACGTAAACTATTGATCAACCAATATGGGTTTAACAATAGCGTACGCAAATAAGTAAAATGCAGAAGTAATAGCAATATGTatgaacattttaaagaaaattaactttttaacacaacactttttaactttttaacaatTAACACAATTTAACTCCACAGAATAGCTACCTTTTAATTTAGGCCCcatgaaatccattttatttttccctatattctgtgttttccattttattttcttgGGATTTGGTGTcttattatttaatacaaatgtatataaacattaacaatttaatcaagcttttaaaatgtaatcaaatgaaaatataacaatttacaacaaaaaaccattgcattttttttttttttttaatgaaataagaTGCTGAACAACAGAACTGTGTTCTGGTTTCAACAGGCATGTGTTCATGCCCTCATATATTGAGACAGCAGACGCTGAAAACATGGTGAGCATTTATGTATCAGACGAATCTACGGCACTCATTCACAGAGAAACGCAGAAATCACTTCTTAGAAACATGCACTGACTGGCTGTTGTTGCGTTTATTTCTGCTGTGTGATAGGTTGTTCCATATCGAGTAAAAATATCCAGAGCTTATCGTCGTCATCGATGCAAATTTTATTGCAATCTTGATATGATACTGTTTATCACCCAGCCCTACTATGAAGGCGTATTTAGAAAGTAAATTAGATTAATTCTGatttcatttttactttaaaatatttgaaagcAGACCATATTCACTTGGAAGTTCATTCATGAAGCATTCATGGTTATATcgataatgtaaaaatgtaaaatattggcTGACTAATCGGCCTGGTCGATATATCGACCTATCGCTAATGAAAACTAAGGTTTATGTCCAGATGGATCCGGCattttgggagcctgaaaccgctatttttttaaaccgggtcccagagtggataaatctggaAACGACACCcttacgtttttgtgtgtacagccaatccgtatattttgtgaaacgatggtcatcaccccacgtctcgaccctagtcagacaatgctacgtcacgtaacagcaacaacaacaacaatagcaaactacatgcttgtgttcgtgccgCAGAAGCTACTGGGCCTATTaactttactaaaataaagctttattactaagctttactaaagtttgtatacatgctccaagtctttagtgtatctctgtggcagaattacagccacatactggtctggcatgtataccACATCAATTTGAGTTGGTTTCAGTGGTTacgtgtgtacgcagatatttcttgagacgacgCCGTActtatggaattttttttttagagcgaggaagaaaaaaaagattagggaaagctctggcttcgtgtggatgtggCCTCAGTCTCCTAAAACAAGGTACAAACCCTAGGGGCTGCAACACAATAAAGCATAAGATGAAATAACTAATAAGAGTAATGTCACTCACTTGACAAAGTGTTTGTTACCCTGCATGTGTGCCTGGTACATCTCTATTGAGCTGAGCGTCAGACAGCAAATCGGACAAGTCAGGGAGCTCACTGTAATGTGTAGTGAGAGGAAAACAAAATAGTACAAGAAATAGGGTTTAATAAcaagaaaataaagcaaattGTCAAATATGAATCTTTAAAATCAGTCAACCATCCATTGACTACAGCATATCTGTTTACATTAATGGATTACATATGACCTCCTAAAATAATTGTTATGCTTTATATACTttaattatacaattaatttaaaataattaaataagtttattcaaaattaaataattaagcaaattataaatattattaaatcaaaacatttattaatttttatattaattaatttggtTGACATAGATGTACTTTAATGTATACCATGTTCTGACTGTTCCCCCATCTGGTCCAGCATTTCCTGTCGGGACTGGTTCCGCTGATGCTTCCGGCCGCTGTAGTGCTGCTGAGCAACCAGAGGGTTGTTGAAGGAAGCACTGCACAGAGCACAGTACTTGTTGGGATCACTGAGGTCAATCTCTTGATCAGCCAAACCAGAAGTGTCGCTCTGCTCCTGACTGATTGGATTTTGCACAGTATTCACTGATGGGAGGGCAACAGGAGATGTGGATTCTACGACGGGCACTGAAAGTAGAATAATTTGAAAGGTGGTTTTGCTCAAAATGGTGACGAGCCAAACTCAACAGAACCCAGTTTGATTTTACTCACCTCCAGGTGGTGGAGGATTGGTTTTTCTCATGTTCTTGGCATGAACTTTGCCCTCATAGTGCGACTTGGCCACAGTGGGAGAGCTGAACACCATGCTGCACAGCTCGCAGAACTTCTCTGCAGACAGACCTCTCTGTAACAAAAAAGCACACAATACGAATAATCTATTGTCAGCCTTAAGCTACAattgaaaacatatttttgtatagAGAAGCATGCTGTTTTGACCATTATTCTCTCTTGATTTAACTATAACGAACAGGTTAGCTTACATACAGTAGCTTTCCTTTTTGAAGTAGTGAATGAAGTTCGAGTCCGATATCCTTTGCCAATTATTATGTACACAGCAAATCTCCCTTTATAAATATGGTCAATTTCaaagtgtttatatccaaaagAAATGATCTTGGGAGATTTTCTTATACCCTCTGTAATTTACCacgctgtattttttttttctgtgcttgTGCAGCATCACGCAATCACACAGACTCTGATAACTGGTGTCAGTGGTTCCGTTTGTTCATCAATTGATGTTACgatgatatataaaaaaataatttaattactttataaagtcATTAAGTCGAGTCATATAGTTCAAGTCAATTCTTGAGTCACTGGACCTCAAGTCGAAACCAagtcattttcttcatttagctATTCAATTTGCGACTCGAGTCAGACTCAAGTCATGTGATTCGAGACCCCCACCTC from Ctenopharyngodon idella isolate HZGC_01 chromosome 13, HZGC01, whole genome shotgun sequence encodes the following:
- the zmat1 gene encoding zinc finger matrin-type protein 1, whose amino-acid sequence is MSELKASVSCSPQCAETDNIKNTDDINPETVQNTNTNISQVEEGSQSDSDFLKGLLTDNFCHVCEATLIHESQRVSHYEGKKHAQRVRMYLNNKAKMIKPSQECGGLLRGLSAEKFCELCSMVFSSPTVAKSHYEGKVHAKNMRKTNPPPPGVPVVESTSPVALPSVNTVQNPISQEQSDTSGLADQEIDLSDPNKYCALCSASFNNPLVAQQHYSGRKHQRNQSRQEMLDQMGEQSEHVSSLTCPICCLTLSSIEMYQAHMQGNKHFVKEKKVIELCKSQKKVYDSFQDELADYIQVQKARGLEPKAGLGTVGQASKVLDESATEGSLTGEEIPHPGQLIPHPGQLMPHFPPPGFPRPHWHPQFQSQVPQFGFGVTGPVPPYQPGYIPHSRPPFIPGQLYKKGRSPDSFSSSSFSGSSSYTSSSSDSSSSYDSRERRRRKKKMRKHGKSKRDQEDGSDTEKRGREGVAERGERKKRRKGDRRGSVEGEDDRNKKWKERRKRDRSSSEDEESRSKRRQSKKRRRHRDGHHEKRQKEEELLEKQEVEVQNEEAQGRMEEHGEERTETKDGKQKHKKEKKKGKEKTNQEDNRTEEERLWDETILGVF